A section of the Falco biarmicus isolate bFalBia1 chromosome 3, bFalBia1.pri, whole genome shotgun sequence genome encodes:
- the TNFRSF4 gene encoding tumor necrosis factor receptor superfamily member 4 isoform X1: protein MVALGFYSQFSTVLFLLLAVTVSHCLGLKCKEHEYLFGEKCCKDCAPGERMRKRCTATADTVCAPCQDEYFSSEHNHNFCKSCTICNTRKGSVEVKKCEKTSDRICMCVAGYMPHAKYTLGSVCSPCPEGSYSVGGNENCRPWTNCSILGKSTLRPGTKTDDAVCSNHVTQAAASQNATPALSLSTADHRNNMSTTVFSPSRPSVIPFTCLDTESPTEPNWGSLFLILICLILLIVSGMSILLLIIQAAKKETKRRPFRNNHHDAKSFRIPIQEEHIDSNSSLIKN, encoded by the exons ATGGTAGCTCTGGGTTTTTATTCACAGTTTTCTACTGTTCTGTTCTTGCTGCTGGCAGTGACTGTTAGCCATTGCTTGGGactgaaatgcaaagaacaTGAATATCTTTTTGGTGAAAAATGCTGCAAGGACTGTGCCCCTG GTGAAAGAATGAGAAAGCGCTGCACTGCAACAGCAGACACAGTCTGTGCCCCCTGTCAAGATGAGTACTTCAGTAGTGAGCACAACCACAACTTCTGCAAGAGTTGTACAATCTGCAACACTA GGAAGGGGAGCGTGGAAGTGAAGAAGTGTGAGAAGACATCTGACAGAATTTGCATGTGTGTTGCGGGCTACATGCCACATGCCAAATACACACTGGGAAGTG TATGCTCACCATGTCCTGAAGGGTCTTATTCTGTaggaggaaatgaaaactgTCGACCTTGGACCAA CTGCAGCATTCTTGGGAAAAGTACTCTTCGACCAGGGACAAAAACAGATGATGCTGTTTGCAGCAACCATGTcacacaggcagctgcctctcAGAATGCAACACCTGCTTTGAGTCTCTCCACCGCTGACCACAGGAATAATATGTCGACCACAGTGTTCTCGCCATCCAGACCCAGTGTGATTCCCTTCACTTGCTTGGATACAGAGAGCCCCACAGAGCCTAACTGGG gGTCTCTATTCCTTATCCTCATTTGTCTGATACTGCTCATAGTGAGTGGAATGTCCATCCTCCTGTTGATTATCCAAGCAGCCAAAAAAGAGACCAAGAGGAGGCCTTTCAGAAACAACCATCACG atgcaaagAGCTTTCGAATTCCTATCCAGGAAGAACATATTGACTCCAATTCTAGTCTCATCAAAAACTGA
- the TNFRSF4 gene encoding tumor necrosis factor receptor superfamily member 4 isoform X2 translates to MSGERMRKRCTATADTVCAPCQDEYFSSEHNHNFCKSCTICNTRKGSVEVKKCEKTSDRICMCVAGYMPHAKYTLGSVCSPCPEGSYSVGGNENCRPWTNCSILGKSTLRPGTKTDDAVCSNHVTQAAASQNATPALSLSTADHRNNMSTTVFSPSRPSVIPFTCLDTESPTEPNWGSLFLILICLILLIVSGMSILLLIIQAAKKETKRRPFRNNHHDAKSFRIPIQEEHIDSNSSLIKN, encoded by the exons ATGTCAG GTGAAAGAATGAGAAAGCGCTGCACTGCAACAGCAGACACAGTCTGTGCCCCCTGTCAAGATGAGTACTTCAGTAGTGAGCACAACCACAACTTCTGCAAGAGTTGTACAATCTGCAACACTA GGAAGGGGAGCGTGGAAGTGAAGAAGTGTGAGAAGACATCTGACAGAATTTGCATGTGTGTTGCGGGCTACATGCCACATGCCAAATACACACTGGGAAGTG TATGCTCACCATGTCCTGAAGGGTCTTATTCTGTaggaggaaatgaaaactgTCGACCTTGGACCAA CTGCAGCATTCTTGGGAAAAGTACTCTTCGACCAGGGACAAAAACAGATGATGCTGTTTGCAGCAACCATGTcacacaggcagctgcctctcAGAATGCAACACCTGCTTTGAGTCTCTCCACCGCTGACCACAGGAATAATATGTCGACCACAGTGTTCTCGCCATCCAGACCCAGTGTGATTCCCTTCACTTGCTTGGATACAGAGAGCCCCACAGAGCCTAACTGGG gGTCTCTATTCCTTATCCTCATTTGTCTGATACTGCTCATAGTGAGTGGAATGTCCATCCTCCTGTTGATTATCCAAGCAGCCAAAAAAGAGACCAAGAGGAGGCCTTTCAGAAACAACCATCACG atgcaaagAGCTTTCGAATTCCTATCCAGGAAGAACATATTGACTCCAATTCTAGTCTCATCAAAAACTGA